Genomic DNA from Lagenorhynchus albirostris chromosome 20, mLagAlb1.1, whole genome shotgun sequence:
ATAATTTTCTAAGCCTTGAATGACATTTGATATTCTAGAAATACCCCTACTCCATCTCATATCTTTACCACATCAgtgaaagataaataagtaaaaactgattagtagaaatataatggttttcttttggccacaccgagTGGCTTGCCGGATCTTACttctcccaccagggatcgaacccgggtctcggcagtgaaagcgccaagtcctaatcactggacggccaaggaattccctgaaatataattttatattaccaACTATCTGAAGAGCCTGTCATTTTCAAAAGGATTTCATGTTCATAAGTCCATTTGATACCATCCTGAGAACCTGCAGTTTGCACATTCAACATCTGTCCAGAGTCACACAGGTCATAGAAACAAGAGCCAGAATGGCATGCCGTCCCTGTGACCCTCAGTACTATCTTCTCATCCATCAGGCCACATCGATTTTAACCGAGAGAACTAATCCCAGCCCCCAAACCAAGTACACCAGGCATACTGCAAATCCAGATTCAGttcttcgtgtgtgtgtgcgtgcacgcacgcacacacgctcacatacacacacgtcTATTTTAAGCACCTCCAGGTTCCTATAACCTCTAATGGCAGTATGTCTGTGGAAAACAATTCTAAACGAAAAcaacacattttatttccttgcaATCATATGGTGGACACAGTTACAGACCTGCCAGATGAGCCTCTCACACTCGTCCCAAGACACCAGCTTTGCTTTCACCTCATCAGCAGAGGTCACTGCACTCACAGGTAGGTCTCCTGAGGCTGGGATTTGGTCTGGGGCCTGGATGGagtttttcacttatatgtattACTACACCAATTGAACCCATTTGGGGAAATACTACTTTTAAACTTAAAGGGCCAACTCACAGGCTCTAATATATGGCAAGATGTTTTATTTCACAATTCTTTCCTGACTCAAGcttaaatgttaattttacaTTCAGATTGtttctcaataaaaaattttaaactaagctttcattttataaaaatatcacaaTATTAAATATTGTTAGTATGTTTTAAAACCTAACTAGACCCATTCTCTAAAATGCCAGTGTAATCAAATCATTTAAATACTTACTCACAATCACCACCTTTTCTTGGTTTCTGTCAGAGAATGTAAGAACTTCATTCAGCCAGTTCAGCTGTTCTTGGCTGAATCCTCCATTAAACTGGACAAACTGGGGCTCAGCAAGTCCTGAAACAAATTTAGTAATTTAGACCCATCAAATGCCGATTTTCCCTCATTTGGGCATTCAAACTTAGCTAACAATTTAGAGCAGTGTAAATCACACTGTATCTTACTCCTAATCTCAATTCTCCTCTGCTTACTTCCCCAGCTTCCCGTTACACTGAATATACAACACACTGTTTTGTGTCCACTGAGCCACTGTAAAATCACCTTGCACCCCATGGGCCCTTCTGTGCTCTTCAGTAACAGTGCCTTACACTGCTTTGCGCCTATGCACTGGTTTTTGTCTTGAGTGCTCTGCCCCACCCGCTCTTCCCAAGGCTGACTCCTTCACATCACTTAGCTGAAATGCTTTTCTCCTTAGAGAGGCTATTTCTGGCCACCTGACTAAAATGGTACCCCTAGTCGTTTTCTATAATATTGTACTTTATTTTCTTGGTGGCACTGTTCACTTATTTCTGTTGCATTTATTATCTGTCCCGTCCACTTTCCTCTTGTTTCCTCTACTCCATCCCTAAAAAAGTGGGACTGTCAGTATTGCCTATGCCTCTGAATAGCTGCCCTAGAAAAAGTACCCGGCCAGAACATCAGGCACTCAGTtatgtgttaaataaatgaatcttgAACCAAATGCCACCAATCCATGTGCCATGAGGCGTGTGAGAAATCCTGACCCTGAACAACAGGACAAGATACTTTTACCTTAATCGTCCATCTTCCTGCTGAATAAAAGGTAGCTGAAGAATTTAAAGACAATGTATTAGATTCTCAGCTCAAAGGAATAATTCACCTTGAGGACTATTCAATTCCGCATTTGGGTTGTGCTCCCTCAGTATCTTCAGACACTGCTGGTATTTTGGAGAAGACGGATCCATGCCCAAGACACTCATGTCATAAGCATCGAGTAAAATGAACCGGAATTTAGGGAACGGTACAAAGTGATAAGCATAATAATTCTCTGAAGGCACAGTCTCAGGATGATGGGCAATCTGGTCCTCCAGAAACTTTGTGTTAAGTTTGGAGTTTGTTAAATAGTCTCTGCTGAAGTTATAGAATTCATGATTTCCCCACGTGTGATGAACTGGGACTTTCAGCCTTTGGAATGTGTTCATGATGAGTTCTAGTGACTTTTCTGATGCTTGATACTGTGCATTATATCCATCGATGATGTCTCCAAGCTGAAGTACACAACTGGGTGGGCTGCTTTCTTTATTCCAGTGTTCGATAGCACCCTGTAAGTGAAGAAG
This window encodes:
- the ADPRM gene encoding manganese-dependent ADP-ribose/CDP-alcohol diphosphatase isoform X2 — its product is MDAKPEPGPLSESSELLFSFGVIADIQYADLEDGYNFQGSRRRYYRHSLLHLQGAIEHWNKESSPPSCVLQLGDIIDGYNAQYQASEKSLELIMNTFQRLKVPVHHTWGNHEFYNFSRDYLTNSKLNTKFLEDQIAHHPETVPSENYYAYHFVPFPKFRFILLDAYDMSVLGMDPSSPKYQQCLKILREHNPNAELNSPQGLAEPQFVQFNGGFSQEQLNWLNEVLTFSDRNQEKVVIAIFPFIPRPLTVCAWPGITETPWQSFGLTSVWCVSSPVTLTMVATLRILLVCTTST
- the ADPRM gene encoding manganese-dependent ADP-ribose/CDP-alcohol diphosphatase isoform X1 translates to MDAKPEPGPLSESSELLFSFGVIADIQYADLEDGYNFQGSRRRYYRHSLLHLQGAIEHWNKESSPPSCVLQLGDIIDGYNAQYQASEKSLELIMNTFQRLKVPVHHTWGNHEFYNFSRDYLTNSKLNTKFLEDQIAHHPETVPSENYYAYHFVPFPKFRFILLDAYDMSVLGMDPSSPKYQQCLKILREHNPNAELNSPQGLAEPQFVQFNGGFSQEQLNWLNEVLTFSDRNQEKVVIVSHLPIYPEASDSVCLAWNYRDALAVIWSHKCVVCFFAGHTHDGGYSEDPFGVHHVNIEGVIETAPDSQAFGTVHVYPDKMVLKGRGRVPDRIMNYKKEKAFHF
- the ADPRM gene encoding manganese-dependent ADP-ribose/CDP-alcohol diphosphatase isoform X3; this encodes MDAKPEPGPLSESSELLFSFGVIADIQYADLEDGYNFQGSRRRYYRHSLLHLQGAIEHWNKESSPPSCVLQLGDIIDGYNAQYQASEKSLELIMNTFQRLKVPVHHTWGNHEFYNFSRDYLTNSKLNTKFLEDQIAHHPETVPSENYYAYHFVPFPKFRFILLDAYDMSVLGMDPSSPKYQQCLKILREHNPNAELNSPQGLAEPQFVQFNGGFSQEQLNWLNEVLTFSDRNQEKVVIVKVSVQHPWACLGPRDLALSVQTPPASCYCYNLMFQVRHL
- the ADPRM gene encoding manganese-dependent ADP-ribose/CDP-alcohol diphosphatase isoform X4, producing MDAKPEPGPLSESSELLFSFGVIADIQYADLEDGYNFQGSRRRYYRHSLLHLQGAIEHWNKESSPPSCVLQLGDIIDGYNAQYQASEKSLELIMNTFQRLKVPVHHTWGNHEFYNFSRDYLTNSKLNTKFLEDQIAHHPETVPSENYYAYHFVPFPKFRFILLDAYDMSVLGMDPSSPKYQQCLKILREHNPNAELNSPQGLAEPQFVQFNGGFSQEQLNWLNEVLTFSDRNQEKVVIVNRVMQTVL